One stretch of Roseimicrobium sp. ORNL1 DNA includes these proteins:
- a CDS encoding tetratricopeptide repeat protein: MINYAIENATNLMVEKGMWKELQDMWSKYYNAEKGKPGALKAIYWITRANEREAKELQSQGKLDEARAAEQSARKLVAQEMAPHLGNPGNEQVEVLIQQLTTMMVPKRRPRAVVAAAPAPAPAATPDGAAATPPPDGAAATGAAPAAAPAPAAPELTFEQVEEEFKQLVTPEGGNMNGTAAARILYGRALIARLFKDVTKFENLINLIPDAAKAEELSPLLLATLGDLMFKKGDVDKAGQYYEQIRLKYPTSEFGDKAPTGLGEIAYQKKDYENALTLFTEAVEKYGFSPDSILNGTLGRAKTLLAMGKHDEALKLYETVINTRDWRPAMPEGLFGAGQSYEAKGEPKKAIDFYRKIIIANRKNKPILAKAYLRAAECYIQIKDNASARTVLEEMLRQKDITDQPEFEQGRTLINSVGP; this comes from the coding sequence GTGATCAACTACGCCATTGAAAACGCCACCAATCTCATGGTGGAAAAGGGCATGTGGAAGGAGCTCCAGGACATGTGGAGCAAGTACTACAATGCGGAAAAGGGCAAACCCGGAGCGCTGAAGGCCATCTACTGGATCACCCGCGCCAACGAACGTGAGGCCAAGGAGCTTCAGAGCCAGGGCAAGCTGGACGAAGCCAGGGCCGCAGAGCAGTCCGCACGCAAGCTGGTAGCCCAAGAGATGGCCCCCCACCTTGGCAATCCTGGCAATGAACAGGTAGAAGTACTCATCCAGCAGCTCACGACCATGATGGTGCCCAAGCGCCGTCCCCGCGCCGTGGTAGCTGCTGCTCCTGCCCCCGCACCTGCTGCTACTCCTGACGGCGCGGCAGCCACGCCTCCGCCTGATGGCGCTGCCGCTACTGGCGCCGCACCTGCTGCGGCCCCTGCACCTGCCGCCCCTGAGCTCACGTTTGAGCAAGTGGAAGAGGAGTTCAAACAACTCGTCACGCCGGAAGGTGGCAACATGAATGGAACCGCCGCCGCCCGCATCCTCTACGGACGCGCGCTTATCGCCCGCCTCTTCAAAGATGTGACCAAGTTTGAGAATCTCATCAACCTCATCCCAGATGCTGCCAAGGCGGAGGAACTGAGCCCGCTGCTTCTCGCGACTCTTGGCGATCTGATGTTCAAGAAGGGTGACGTCGACAAGGCTGGTCAGTACTACGAGCAGATCCGCTTGAAGTATCCCACCAGCGAGTTCGGGGACAAGGCGCCCACCGGTCTCGGTGAAATCGCCTACCAGAAGAAGGACTACGAGAACGCCCTGACCCTGTTCACGGAGGCCGTTGAGAAGTATGGCTTCAGCCCGGACAGCATCCTGAACGGTACCCTTGGTCGTGCGAAGACCCTCCTGGCGATGGGCAAGCATGATGAGGCGCTGAAGCTGTACGAGACCGTCATCAACACCCGCGACTGGCGTCCTGCCATGCCAGAGGGCCTCTTTGGCGCCGGCCAGTCCTACGAAGCCAAGGGCGAACCGAAGAAGGCCATCGACTTCTACCGGAAAATCATCATCGCCAACCGCAAGAACAAGCCCATTCTGGCCAAAGCCTACCTGCGTGCAGCCGAGTGCTACATCCAGATCAAGGACAACGCGAGCGCCCGTACCGTGCTCGAAGAGATGTTGCGCCAGAAGGACATCACGGACCAGCCTGAGTTCGAGCAGGGCAGAACGCTTATCAATTCCGTCGGCCCCTAG
- a CDS encoding glutamate-5-semialdehyde dehydrogenase has protein sequence MTSQEIQSRILEMGARARAASRELVKLTSEQKNNVLRAMAAEVRSRQKTILEANAKDIATAEQKGLSKPMVQRLELNPKSLEAIAIAIEQVADLPDPVGEVLGEWTRPNGLKFRKERVPIGVIGIIYESRPNVTSDAAVLCFKTGNATILRGGSEAIHSNTALADALQKGGERAGLPADSIQLIPFTDRESVTHLAQMDQYLDLIIPRGGKGLIERVVKEARMPVIKHYDGVCHVYVHEDASFEMAADLIINGKVQKPSACNAVESVLVHEAIAEGFAATLADLLRHQGVEVRADATLQKYWPGAKAATEEDWNTEYLDLILSAKTVKGVDEAIAHINTHGSRHTDTVVTETESVAKQFMHEVDSAVVLWNASTRFNDGGEFGFGAEIGISTDKLHARGPMGLAELCSYKYLVTGTGQVRA, from the coding sequence ATGACCTCCCAAGAAATCCAGAGCCGCATCCTCGAAATGGGTGCCCGCGCCCGGGCGGCCTCGCGTGAACTCGTCAAGCTGACCTCGGAGCAGAAGAACAACGTGCTCCGCGCCATGGCAGCGGAGGTGCGCAGTCGCCAGAAGACCATCCTGGAGGCCAATGCCAAGGACATCGCCACCGCAGAGCAGAAGGGCCTTTCCAAGCCCATGGTGCAGCGCCTGGAGCTGAACCCGAAGTCCTTGGAAGCCATCGCCATAGCCATCGAACAGGTGGCTGACCTGCCCGACCCCGTGGGCGAGGTGCTGGGCGAATGGACCCGCCCCAACGGCCTGAAGTTTCGCAAGGAGCGGGTGCCCATCGGGGTCATCGGCATCATCTACGAATCCCGCCCCAATGTGACCAGCGACGCCGCAGTGCTCTGCTTCAAGACGGGCAATGCCACCATTTTGCGCGGCGGCTCGGAGGCCATCCACTCCAACACCGCGCTGGCCGATGCCCTGCAGAAGGGCGGCGAGCGCGCCGGCCTGCCTGCGGACAGCATCCAGCTTATCCCCTTCACGGACCGCGAGAGCGTGACCCACCTGGCCCAGATGGACCAGTACCTCGACCTCATCATCCCCCGTGGTGGCAAGGGGCTCATCGAGCGTGTGGTGAAGGAGGCCCGCATGCCCGTCATCAAGCACTACGACGGCGTGTGCCACGTGTACGTGCATGAGGACGCCAGCTTCGAGATGGCCGCCGACCTCATCATCAATGGCAAGGTCCAGAAGCCGAGCGCCTGCAACGCGGTGGAATCCGTGCTGGTGCATGAGGCAATTGCCGAAGGTTTCGCCGCCACCCTCGCCGACCTGCTGCGCCATCAGGGCGTAGAAGTGCGCGCTGACGCCACGCTGCAGAAATACTGGCCCGGCGCCAAGGCTGCCACCGAGGAGGACTGGAACACGGAATACCTCGACCTAATCCTCTCCGCCAAAACGGTGAAGGGCGTGGATGAAGCCATCGCCCACATCAACACCCACGGTTCCCGCCACACGGATACCGTGGTGACGGAAACCGAGTCCGTGGCCAAACAGTTCATGCACGAAGTGGACAGCGCCGTGGTGCTCTGGAACGCCAGCACGCGCTTCAACGACGGTGGTGAGTTCGGCTTCGGCGCGGAAATCGGCATCAGCACCGACAAGCTCCACGCACGCGGCCCCATGGGCCTCGCAGAGCTGTGCAGCTACAAGTACCTCGTGACCGGTACTGGGCAGGTGCGGGCGTAG
- a CDS encoding tetratricopeptide repeat protein, which produces MRTLFFFAFSLCLTGSLVGQATPPKPPATPAAPATPAAPAAPGTALNPEQEMEQMFNDIQSSFSKGMYDVALQKIGAFHTKTNNKDFPQVIFMEGACHFNLKQFDKAATFFEKFVTTYPEEGAVNDAMMALGESYLSAGMAEKGIEALKKAAAVDELRDRAGLMIANHHKKAGQPDEALQILEVVLKDQQGAPTQEQQQAILLAADIYVAKGQSDKASALMERLRSGTSGAESIVELNILAQKVGDAMLESSNFGEALRAYQSMRRHSELVRLQKERLAVIEGWVSSIAAGGRVQFMGKLLSKEEADALLAQNKKVLEDIEAVKDYDANIYYRLGQCFYEMQRMHEAILAFKEVYENYREFPGRDGALFGMIAANQRIERAGRAYKLCEVYMKDFPDGKFINEVTQMFGSLAYESGNLEAAEESLQRVVAATKDPEQKVSLMFLLGVVQFEGQKFDAARGTFQTIVSEHKTSVQRPMAQYYIALSYFFQNDSVKARRALRDYIADNPKGENVVDARYRLAFIEVQAQTNLKEALADLEKLTVDHPNDQNIGQVWSLLGDVYAQRQPTEEEAKKGVDYVLKTLEAYRNAVGQGQVSGRDQLRH; this is translated from the coding sequence ATGAGAACGCTTTTCTTCTTTGCCTTCAGTCTTTGTCTTACCGGTTCGCTTGTAGGACAAGCAACTCCTCCGAAGCCGCCGGCCACGCCAGCGGCACCGGCAACTCCGGCTGCGCCTGCAGCACCCGGTACAGCGCTGAATCCGGAGCAGGAAATGGAGCAGATGTTCAACGACATCCAGAGCTCCTTCTCCAAGGGCATGTATGACGTGGCCCTGCAAAAGATTGGGGCCTTCCATACGAAGACCAACAACAAGGACTTCCCCCAGGTGATTTTCATGGAGGGGGCCTGCCACTTCAATCTCAAGCAGTTCGACAAGGCGGCGACCTTCTTCGAGAAGTTTGTCACCACGTATCCTGAGGAGGGAGCTGTGAACGACGCCATGATGGCGCTTGGTGAGTCCTACCTCAGCGCCGGCATGGCGGAGAAGGGCATCGAGGCGCTCAAGAAAGCTGCCGCGGTGGATGAGTTGCGCGACCGCGCCGGGTTGATGATCGCCAACCACCACAAGAAGGCAGGCCAGCCGGATGAGGCGCTGCAGATTCTCGAGGTGGTGCTGAAGGACCAGCAGGGCGCGCCCACGCAGGAGCAGCAGCAGGCCATCTTGCTTGCGGCGGACATCTATGTGGCCAAGGGCCAGTCGGACAAGGCTTCCGCGTTGATGGAGCGTCTCCGCAGCGGTACCAGCGGTGCCGAGAGCATCGTGGAACTCAACATCCTCGCCCAAAAGGTGGGGGATGCGATGCTGGAGTCGAGCAACTTCGGGGAGGCGCTGCGTGCCTACCAGAGCATGCGCCGCCACTCGGAACTGGTGCGCCTGCAGAAGGAGCGCCTCGCTGTCATCGAGGGCTGGGTCTCGTCCATCGCCGCGGGCGGACGTGTGCAGTTCATGGGCAAGCTTCTCTCGAAGGAAGAGGCGGACGCGCTTCTCGCCCAGAACAAGAAGGTGCTGGAAGACATCGAAGCGGTGAAGGACTACGACGCGAACATCTACTACCGCCTCGGCCAGTGCTTCTATGAGATGCAGCGCATGCACGAGGCCATCCTCGCGTTCAAGGAAGTCTACGAGAACTACAGGGAATTCCCCGGTCGTGATGGCGCCCTGTTCGGCATGATTGCCGCCAACCAGCGGATCGAACGCGCTGGCCGCGCCTACAAGCTGTGCGAGGTCTACATGAAGGATTTTCCGGATGGGAAGTTCATCAACGAAGTGACGCAGATGTTTGGCTCGCTGGCCTACGAGAGCGGCAACCTGGAAGCGGCGGAAGAATCGCTGCAGCGCGTGGTCGCTGCCACCAAGGACCCCGAGCAGAAGGTCTCGCTCATGTTCCTGCTGGGAGTGGTCCAGTTTGAAGGTCAGAAGTTCGACGCCGCCCGCGGCACCTTCCAGACCATCGTGTCCGAGCACAAGACCTCGGTGCAGCGTCCGATGGCCCAGTACTACATTGCGCTTTCGTATTTCTTCCAGAACGACTCCGTGAAGGCCCGTCGCGCTCTCCGTGATTACATCGCGGATAATCCGAAGGGCGAAAACGTCGTGGACGCGCGCTACCGTCTCGCCTTCATCGAAGTGCAGGCGCAGACAAACCTGAAGGAGGCCCTCGCGGACCTGGAGAAGCTGACGGTGGACCATCCCAATGACCAGAACATCGGTCAGGTCTGGTCCCTGCTTGGGGACGTGTATGCCCAGCGCCAGCCCACGGAAGAAGAAGCCAAGAAGGGTGTGGACTATGTGCTCAAGACCCTGGAGGCCTACCGCAACGCGGTGGGACAAGGCCAAGTCTCCGGACGTGATCAACTACGCCATTGA
- a CDS encoding sulfatase yields MKRILATLALLASGILPVAAAETTPPPSKAKPNILFIAIDDLNHWVGYLGRNKQTITPNIDKLAARGVRFTRSYCAAPVCNPSRAALMSGMRPSTTGVYSNNDDWRTVIPEDKTLITTFRNAGYFTCGAGKIYHGGFDRTSEWEEYPKEKGKEPKPQGSDGVGGIKFAPLDCADSDISDWGITDYAIEQLGKKHDKPVFIACGLHKPHMPWNVPQKYYDMHPLDQIELPPHLESDLDDIPPAGVRMAKPEGDHAAMLKSGRWKEAVQGYLAAISYTDMNIGRLMEAYDKSPMKDNTIIVFWGDHGWHLGEKQHWRKFALWEESTRAPLLWVVPGLTKPDSLCERTVDYMTIYPTLCDLAGIPTPAHVEGKSIKSLLADPKSAWDTPALTTHLFSNHGVRSEGWRYIRYENGDEELYDETKDPLEYKNLAGDSNFAEKKAEFAKWLPKENQPSVTSKGEGKEKGKGKAAKKKKQDDAE; encoded by the coding sequence ATGAAACGCATTCTTGCCACCTTGGCGCTCCTGGCGAGCGGCATCCTTCCCGTTGCCGCAGCGGAGACCACTCCCCCGCCTTCGAAAGCCAAGCCCAACATTCTCTTCATCGCCATCGATGACCTGAACCACTGGGTCGGCTACCTGGGGCGTAACAAGCAAACCATCACGCCCAACATCGACAAGCTCGCAGCTCGCGGCGTGCGTTTCACCCGCAGCTACTGCGCCGCCCCCGTCTGCAATCCCTCTCGCGCGGCCCTCATGTCCGGCATGCGCCCCAGCACCACAGGCGTGTATAGCAACAACGACGACTGGCGCACGGTCATCCCAGAGGACAAGACCCTCATCACCACCTTCCGCAACGCCGGCTACTTCACCTGCGGCGCAGGCAAAATCTACCACGGCGGCTTCGACCGGACCAGCGAGTGGGAAGAATACCCCAAGGAGAAGGGCAAGGAACCCAAACCCCAGGGCAGCGATGGCGTGGGCGGCATCAAGTTCGCCCCGCTCGACTGCGCAGACTCCGATATCTCCGACTGGGGCATCACCGACTACGCCATCGAACAGCTCGGCAAGAAGCACGACAAGCCCGTCTTCATCGCCTGCGGCCTGCACAAACCGCACATGCCCTGGAATGTCCCGCAGAAGTACTACGACATGCACCCGCTGGACCAGATTGAGCTGCCCCCGCATCTCGAAAGCGATCTCGATGACATCCCGCCTGCCGGGGTGCGGATGGCCAAGCCCGAAGGCGACCATGCCGCCATGCTGAAAAGCGGACGCTGGAAGGAAGCCGTGCAGGGCTACCTCGCTGCCATCAGCTACACCGACATGAACATCGGCCGTCTCATGGAGGCCTATGACAAGTCCCCGATGAAGGACAACACCATCATCGTCTTCTGGGGCGACCACGGCTGGCACCTCGGTGAGAAGCAGCACTGGAGGAAATTCGCCCTCTGGGAGGAGTCCACCCGCGCTCCCCTGCTCTGGGTCGTCCCCGGCCTGACCAAGCCGGACAGCCTGTGCGAGCGCACCGTGGACTACATGACCATCTACCCCACCCTGTGCGACCTCGCAGGCATCCCGACACCGGCGCATGTGGAAGGCAAGAGCATCAAGTCCCTGCTGGCCGATCCCAAGTCCGCCTGGGATACCCCCGCGCTCACGACCCATCTGTTCAGCAACCACGGAGTGCGCTCCGAGGGCTGGCGCTACATCCGTTATGAGAACGGCGACGAGGAACTCTACGACGAAACCAAGGACCCCCTGGAGTACAAGAACCTCGCCGGCGACTCCAACTTCGCCGAGAAGAAAGCCGAATTCGCCAAGTGGTTGCCCAAGGAAAACCAGCCATCCGTGACCTCCAAGGGCGAAGGCAAGGAGAAGGGCAAGGGCAAAGCCGCCAAGAAGAAAAAGCAGGACGACGCAGAGTAG
- a CDS encoding tetratricopeptide repeat protein: protein MKAAIIFSFLCLFTAGLHAQALVLKDGSRIPGGQFSIEGGKIQQKKTLSNGQSAVVMVPVENIDRLEWPEVTQVLEAHTLMSEGKSKEAIETLQKAKDFFKPLKSVKGSPYNEVAFALVETMDQAGDFDGLLRALPEVEGMKWDKTKEFKLRIVKLNMDRRTSSDLEAILGRAESLLRDTDDSNVAARLWITIAEIHTRQERWEQAFEAYLHVPVFYGSQGALVPQAELSAARMLAKMELFKDAVGYYQRIQELYAGSEIAETAKKEMLPINGLPNKADKVPGSKNKEKDKQESPKTAANPDSK from the coding sequence ATGAAAGCCGCAATCATCTTTTCATTCCTCTGCCTTTTCACCGCTGGCCTGCATGCCCAGGCGCTGGTGCTCAAGGACGGCAGCCGCATTCCGGGAGGCCAGTTCTCCATCGAGGGGGGCAAAATCCAGCAGAAAAAGACCCTCTCCAACGGCCAGTCCGCTGTGGTGATGGTGCCCGTGGAGAACATTGACCGCCTCGAGTGGCCGGAAGTCACCCAGGTCCTGGAGGCGCACACGCTGATGTCCGAGGGCAAATCGAAGGAGGCTATTGAGACCCTGCAGAAGGCCAAGGACTTCTTCAAGCCCCTGAAGTCGGTGAAAGGCAGCCCCTATAATGAGGTGGCCTTCGCCCTCGTCGAGACGATGGACCAGGCGGGCGACTTCGATGGACTGCTGCGTGCGCTGCCTGAAGTGGAAGGCATGAAGTGGGACAAGACGAAGGAGTTCAAACTCCGCATCGTGAAGCTCAACATGGACCGCCGCACCTCGTCGGATCTGGAGGCGATCCTGGGTCGTGCCGAGAGCCTGCTCCGCGATACGGACGACTCCAACGTGGCGGCCCGCCTGTGGATCACCATTGCGGAGATTCACACCCGCCAGGAGCGCTGGGAGCAGGCCTTTGAGGCCTATCTCCACGTGCCTGTCTTCTACGGCAGCCAGGGCGCCCTGGTTCCGCAGGCCGAGTTGTCCGCCGCCCGCATGCTGGCGAAGATGGAACTTTTCAAAGACGCCGTCGGTTATTATCAGAGAATTCAGGAACTCTATGCTGGGTCGGAGATCGCGGAGACCGCGAAGAAGGAAATGCTGCCCATCAACGGTCTGCCCAACAAGGCGGACAAGGTTCCTGGCTCCAAGAACAAGGAGAAGGACAAGCAAGAATCACCAAAGACCGCCGCAAACCCAGATTCAAAGTAA
- a CDS encoding biopolymer transporter ExbD produces MIDCLLVLLIFFMSITTASVLQIDKDIVLPVAPDAKKAEKAKVQEGAINVKWDPKTQKGVFSFEGATFDDTALLVERLKQRKETIEGYRLIIRGDSRLPAVEIQRTMSILANAGYSDLSFSALNQ; encoded by the coding sequence ATGATCGACTGCTTGCTCGTGTTGCTCATTTTCTTCATGAGCATCACCACGGCGTCGGTCTTGCAGATCGACAAGGACATTGTCCTGCCCGTGGCCCCAGACGCGAAAAAGGCGGAGAAGGCCAAGGTCCAGGAAGGCGCCATCAATGTGAAGTGGGATCCGAAGACCCAGAAGGGAGTATTCTCGTTCGAGGGTGCCACCTTTGATGACACCGCGTTGCTGGTGGAGCGGCTGAAGCAACGCAAGGAGACCATTGAAGGCTACCGCCTCATCATTCGCGGTGACAGTCGCCTGCCTGCCGTCGAGATCCAGCGGACCATGAGCATCCTGGCTAATGCGGGGTACTCGGATCTTTCCTTCTCGGCGTTGAATCAGTAG
- a CDS encoding biopolymer transporter ExbD encodes MSSHGHRRRREIETENPNAGFQIAPMIDVVFVIMLFFMVMANSVKVEYELKTALPGVATTTNDDVVLPDEITIEVAEDDLVTMNEEVYDAGLPPDQAKKLPTLTDSLIRLKKDADDRGSKVLVTLVTEEQAKYGRIIDVMNALAKAKISNVTFTVGSEEF; translated from the coding sequence ATGAGCAGTCACGGACACCGTCGGCGCAGAGAGATTGAAACTGAGAATCCCAACGCCGGATTCCAGATCGCACCCATGATCGACGTGGTGTTCGTGATCATGCTTTTCTTCATGGTCATGGCCAACAGCGTGAAGGTGGAGTACGAGCTGAAGACAGCGCTCCCCGGCGTGGCCACCACTACCAACGACGACGTGGTGCTGCCGGATGAAATCACCATCGAAGTGGCTGAGGACGACCTCGTCACCATGAATGAAGAGGTGTATGACGCCGGTCTGCCTCCCGACCAGGCCAAGAAGTTGCCGACCCTCACCGACAGCCTCATCCGCCTGAAAAAGGATGCGGATGACCGGGGCAGCAAAGTCCTCGTGACCCTGGTGACCGAGGAGCAGGCCAAGTACGGTCGCATCATTGACGTGATGAACGCCCTCGCCAAGGCCAAGATTTCCAACGTGACCTTCACCGTCGGCTCTGAAGAATTTTAG
- a CDS encoding MotA/TolQ/ExbB proton channel family protein, with protein sequence MHITSPNRTRSRTTQWIGRLLVCGTLLCGSINAFAEEATAPAAAGEAGKAAVHRKTMLQKFQEGGWVMYPILGFSVLTIWLSVDLWIRTGKKKLAPDAHVNGAKDLFRMGDYVGAYQHCKNNPSAFSDATRVALSFIGDGQQATEDAMIGELNKFNAATTTRINYLSVIGVCTPMVGLLGTVTGMVTAFEHLGTAGVGDPSGLSAAIGEVLIATASGLAIAIPAFMMFYVCCATACRVPSTTPRKSWSPCSARCRTKTSRTATWVRKSSSLLARTGWRTTPVRPMRCLPKRQIERSLRLQAPISQESSFKQSLTFSDLWAAAAVVWKAANRSFKLLR encoded by the coding sequence ATGCACATCACATCCCCGAATCGTACCCGTTCCCGAACAACCCAATGGATTGGACGACTGCTCGTCTGTGGCACGTTGCTTTGCGGCTCCATCAATGCGTTTGCGGAGGAGGCGACTGCGCCTGCTGCAGCGGGTGAGGCGGGCAAGGCTGCGGTGCACAGGAAGACGATGCTGCAAAAGTTCCAGGAAGGTGGATGGGTGATGTACCCCATCCTTGGCTTCTCGGTGCTCACCATCTGGCTGTCCGTGGACCTCTGGATCCGCACGGGCAAGAAGAAGCTGGCTCCGGATGCGCACGTGAATGGCGCGAAGGACCTCTTCCGCATGGGGGACTACGTGGGAGCGTACCAGCACTGCAAGAACAACCCCTCCGCCTTCAGCGACGCCACCCGCGTGGCTCTCAGCTTCATCGGCGACGGCCAGCAGGCCACGGAAGACGCCATGATCGGTGAACTGAACAAGTTCAACGCCGCGACCACCACCCGAATCAACTACCTCTCCGTTATCGGTGTGTGCACACCGATGGTGGGGCTGCTGGGTACGGTAACGGGCATGGTGACGGCGTTCGAACACCTCGGTACCGCCGGCGTGGGCGACCCCTCTGGTCTGTCCGCAGCCATCGGTGAAGTGCTCATCGCCACGGCGTCCGGTCTGGCCATCGCTATTCCGGCGTTCATGATGTTCTACGTGTGCTGCGCAACCGCCTGCAGGGTTCCATCCACTACGCCCAGGAAATCGTGGTCTCCTTGTTCCGCAAGATGCCGTACGAAGACCTCAAGGACTGCCACGTGGGTGAGGAAGAGTTCTTCGCTGCTCGCCCGAACTGGGTGGCGGACGACGCCGGTGCGGCCCATGCGGTGCCTGCCTAAGAGGCAAATTGAACGGAGCCTGCGTCTGCAGGCTCCAATCTCCCAAGAATCAAGTTTCAAACAATCTCTTACCTTTTCTGACTTATGGGCGGCGGCGGCGGTAGTATGGAAAGCGGCGAACCGGAGTTTCAAATTGCTCCGATGA
- the proB gene encoding glutamate 5-kinase translates to MSSKKIILKFGSGILTRTDRAETDEEQLCKLVQAIAELKRRGHDVVVVSSGAVASGLKAMGFKERPQDMVTLQACAAVGQTMLMHTYQSFLRGHGLNVGQLLLTHADLESQDRAEKVKATLLRLLESDNVIPIINENDSVAVEELRFGDNDKLSARVALLWKADLLILLTSVPGLMNLKDSGSVEIVPVVANVEDCLHLAEEVKGSLSVGGMTSKLRAVQDAVQGGIPCIIASGRHPEQLADLVEGGGVGTRFPLPA, encoded by the coding sequence ATGAGCAGCAAGAAGATCATCCTGAAGTTCGGCAGTGGCATTCTCACGCGCACCGATCGCGCGGAAACGGATGAAGAACAGCTCTGCAAACTGGTGCAGGCCATCGCGGAACTGAAGCGGCGCGGGCACGATGTCGTGGTGGTGAGCAGCGGCGCGGTCGCCTCGGGCCTGAAAGCCATGGGCTTCAAGGAGCGTCCCCAGGACATGGTCACCCTGCAAGCCTGTGCCGCTGTGGGACAAACGATGCTCATGCACACGTATCAAAGTTTCCTCCGTGGACACGGATTGAACGTGGGACAACTGCTTCTCACCCATGCAGATCTTGAGAGTCAGGACCGTGCAGAAAAGGTGAAAGCCACCCTCCTCCGGCTGCTGGAGTCCGATAATGTGATTCCCATCATTAATGAAAATGACTCCGTGGCGGTCGAGGAACTGCGCTTTGGCGACAATGACAAACTCTCCGCCCGCGTGGCCCTGCTCTGGAAGGCGGACTTGCTCATCCTGCTGACCAGCGTGCCCGGCCTCATGAACCTGAAGGACAGCGGCTCCGTGGAAATCGTGCCGGTGGTGGCGAACGTGGAGGACTGCCTGCACCTGGCTGAGGAAGTCAAGGGCTCGCTCTCCGTCGGCGGAATGACCTCCAAGCTGCGCGCCGTGCAAGATGCCGTGCAGGGGGGCATTCCCTGCATCATCGCGAGCGGCCGTCACCCGGAGCAGCTTGCGGACTTGGTGGAAGGTGGCGGCGTGGGCACGCGCTTCCCGCTTCCTGCGTAA